Below is a window of Myxococcales bacterium DNA.
GAAGCCAGGGATGAGCTGGAAGCACTTGTAGCCTTCGGCGACCCGGCACTCGGCGTCGGACGCGCACGGGGGAGTGCAGATCGTGAGCGTGGTGCTGATACGACCACCGGATTGTCCGATGGACGCGCAGCCCGCTATTTCGCCGCACTCTTTGTCGCTCGACTGGGTGTCACAGGCCTTCGAGCAGAAGCCGTTTGGGAAGTTGATGGTGGGCACCGGGCCGCCGCCGATGGTGGTGTAACACTCAGCGCCGGCGACCGCGCCGCAGTCCGCGTTCGAGCTGCACGGCTCACCGATCTCTCCGACCGCGCTCCCTCCTCCAGTGGCGCCGGAGCCCCCGCCGCCGTTGCCTCCGCTACTTCCGCCGCCACCGGCTGCAGCGCCGCCAGTCGCTCCGGCCCCCCCCGCGCCACCGGAGCCGCTGCCCGCGCTGCAGCTTGCCAGAACCAATGGGAGAAACATCGCGACTCGGGCCCGCATGGGAACGAGCATAACTCAATGTTACCGTCGTCGGGTCATGACCGAAGTCCTCCCCATCCGGCGTGTGGTCCTGTTCAAACACGGTGTCGGTTACTTCGAGCGGGAGGGTCAGGTCGACGGCGACGTCAGCATCGACCTTGCGTTCAAGGCCGCGGAGATGAACGACGTGCTGAAATCGCTGACGGTCCTCGACCTGGGCGACGGGCACGTGTCGAGCATCAGCTACGAGTCCACGCTGCCGACGGAGAAACGCCTGGAGGACGTCGCCATTCGCCTGCCGGACGGTAACAGCCTGAGCGGGCTCCTGGAGCAAGTGAAGGGCGCGCGGGTCGCAATCGTCGCCGGTAGCGACAAGGTCGAAGGCGTCGTCGCAGGCATCGAGACCCGCTGGCGCAAGGTGGGCGAGGACACGCTGCACGAACACCAGCTGGTGCTCCTCGTCGGTGGCCAGAGCCTGCGCGCATTCGAGCTCTCCGAGCTCAAGTCCCTCGATTTTCTCGACGAGAGCTTGCGCAAGGATCTCTCTCACCTGCTCGAGATCTTGATCGGCGCAAAAAAGAAGGACCTGAAGAAGCTGACGATCTTCGCCAAGGGCACTGGCTCGCGGCCGGTCCAGGCGAGCTACGTCGTCGAGACCCCGGTGTGGAAGACCTCGTACCGCGTGATGCTCGGCAAGCCCGAGACGCGCATCCAGGGCTGGGCGCTGGTCGACAACACGCAAGACGAAGACTGGGACGACGTCGCCCTGACGCTGGTCGCGGGCCTACCCATCTCCTTCGTCCACGATCTGTACTCCCCGCGTAGCCGTCGCCGGCCAGTGGTGGAGGTCGAAGAAGAAGAGGCCTACGCACCGCCGATGTTGGAGCAGGCGGCGTACGGCGGCATGGACGAAGAGGCCCACACCTTCGTTGGCGGCGCTCCGCCGCCGCCCATGGCCAGGCCCGCCCCGTCGATGGCGCCGCCGCCGGCCCCGGGTCGCATGGCGCCCCCCCGGAGCCCTCAGCAGATTTCGGCGGCCCGCAGCCGCAGCGCACCCGTGCAGACCCGCACCGTGCAGGTCGGGGATCTCTTTCAGTACGTGCTCGACCGACCGGTGACCGTGAAGCGCAACCAGTCAGCGCTGGTCCCCATCCTCTCGGCGGCCCTCACGGGTAAACGTGTCGCGATCTACAATCAGAGTGTGCGGGACAAGAACCCGCTGTCCGCGGTCTGGCTCGAGAACACGACGGGGCTGACCCTCGAAGGCGGACCCGTCACGGTGCTCGAGGACGAGGCGTATGTCGGTGAGTCCATGCTGGAGACGCTGAAGCCCGGCGAGAAGCGCCTGGTCCCGTACTCGGTCGAGCTCGGCGCGGTGGTCAGCATCGACCACAAGAGCGACGTGCGGGACGTGCACGCGGTGCGGATCGTCAACGGGGTCTTTCACCTCTTGAGGTACAAGATCGCGCGGACCATCTATCGTGTCACCAACAAGACCGACGCGCCGCTCGATCTGTTTCTCGAGCACCGCTTCGAGCAAGGCTGGGAGCTGGTCGAGACCCCGAAGCCGTTCGAGACCACCGAGAACTACCAGCGCTTCCGCTTCGACGTGCGGGCCAAGGCCGAGACCGAGTTCGTCGTCACCGAGCGCGGGGATCAGTGGGAGAGCATCTATCTGAACCAGACCACCCGCGAACACCTGAAGGTCTGGACCGCGAGCCGTTACCTCGACCAGGCGGCGCACGACGCGCTGGCCCAGATCGTCTCCGTGAACGAGCGCGTGGCCGAGTCCGCGCGGCGGCAAGCGGAGCTGCAACGGCTGATCGCCGAGGTCGGCGAGAAACAGGCGCGCGTACGGGAGAATTTGGCCGCGTTGCGCGACTCCCGGGACGAACAGCGCCTGCGCGAGCGCTACGTAGCCGACCTCACTCGCGACGAAGACGAGCTCGTGCGCTTGAACACCGAGCTCGCGGCGGCGCGCCAGGCGAAGGTCAACCTCGAGGCGGAGCTCCGGCAGCGCACGCAAAACCTGAGCTTCGACGCCAAGCTCTGAAGAGCGGGCGGCCGCGAGGCACAGGGCGCTCGCTCGGCGCTCACGGCAAGGGGATTTCGAAGCTGTCCCGCTCTGCGCCCTTCACGTCGATGGTGCGGCCCTTGAGCGACGTGGCGCCGACCTCGAGCAGCGTCATCTGATAGAACGAGCCGCTGCTCTTGCGGAGCGCACAGGTCGGGCGGTCGATGTTCTTGTCCACGTCCTCGAGCGCTCCACCGCCGCCCCCCACCGTGAGGTAGGTCGTGACCTTGGTTGCATCCGCCGTGGTTGGCACCTCGAAGCGCTCGTACCCGTGCATGTGCCCCTGGATCACCAGCTTGACTCCGTACTTCTCGAAAGCCGGCGTGAGGGCAAGCCGGCTGCTCTCGTCCTGACTTTTGTCACCACAGGTCAGCATGGGGCGGTGGAACGTCAGGATGCTCGCGCGATAGCCAGGCTTCTTGGAAGCGCCGGCGAGCTCTTGCTCGAACCATGCGAACTCTGCCGAGCCAGGATTGAAGTCGGTCTCGGTGTTGAGGAAGAAGAACCAGATCCCGCCCGATTCACCACGGAAGTGCCCATCCGCGCCGGCGAACCCGGCTTGGTCCCAGAAGCGCTGGTAGTAGAGGGTGTACTCGTCGGGCTGTTCGTATTCGTGATTGCCCACGGCAGGCAGAAACGCGCCCTGGGCGAGCATCGGCGACATCAAGCCGAACCAGTGCTGCCAGGTCTCGAGCCCCGAGGCGTAGTACTGAATGTCTCCCGCGTGCAGCGTGAGGTCGTAGCCCTCTTTGCCCATCAGCCCGAGCAGCGTGACCGTGTTTTCGCCGAGTCCGGGGTTCGTGTCGCCGGTCGCGAGGATCTTGAAGCTCGCGCCGCTCGGTCGTGCCGTGCAGAAGCGCCCCTTCCGTTCGGCATCTTGCCCGAGCGCGTAGGCGTAACACTCGCCGACCTCGAGCCCGGTCAACGCCGCGTCGTGCATGAAATAGGTGCCGGCCAGATCTTGAGGTTGTTTGGGCGCGAGGGCCGCGAGGTACGTCACGGGGATGTCCACCGCCTTCGCTGTTGCATCGAGCTTCTGATCGAGCGCGCCGCCTTCGGCCCCAAACGCTAGCTCCGGCGAGGTGCCGGGCCGACACGCTTCCCAGCGTACGAGCGCGCTCGTGCCATCGACGTGCATCACCCAGGGCCCCTTGCTCACGCCGCTCGCCGGGCACCACTCGATGCCGGCCTCGACCTCGACGTCACTGCCCGCATCGCCAGTCGGCTCGTTCGAGGTCGCCTCGTCCTCCCCGCAAGCCCATGCCGAGACGAGCGTGAGCACAGCGGTCCCGGCGACGACCCAAATCAGGCGCATGTCCGCCACGATAGCGTGAGACGCGCCATGAGGCTGCCAGCGTCGTCGATTTGAGAGGGACAACGCGGGAGGCTCGGGGCTAGCGTGGCCCTCGCATGTGCGCTCGAACCCTGCTCGGTATCGCCCTTTTCATGCTCTCTTCGCTCGGCCTCGGCTGTGGTGGCGCCCCACCACCGGCAGGCGCAAGCACCGTCCCGAGCGGAGCGACCAGAGAGCCGTCCACGCCCCCCACGCCCGGCTCCGAGCCGGTGGCCGAGGACGGCAAGACCGCGTTTCGCTTCACCCTGCCAAGACCCGGAGACCAGCGCGTCGACCGGGAGAGTTTCACGCTCGCCCTCGACATCGTGCTCACGGACAAGGGCAAGACCGTCGCCACCGAGAAGAACGGCGAAGGCAAACGCATGCTGCGCCACACGACGGTGCTCGCCAGCGACGGCAAGGCGGTCACCAAGAAGAAGGTTCGCTACGAGGAGATGATCAAGGTCGCCAAGAAGGGCGAGCGCGAGCAGCGCACGCCGAGCCCGCTCACGGGCAAGACCTACGTCATCAACCTTCAGCAAGGGAAGGTCGTGATCACGGGTGCCGGGGGCGAGCCCGTGAGTGATGTGGAGATCGAGGCGGTCCTCGACGACAACAAAGAGTTCGGAAAACCACCGCAGTTCGCGGCGTTCGTCCCGAAACACCCCCTCGCCCCGGGTGAGACGTTCTCACCCCCGGCGGAGGTGCTCGCCGACATGTTCGGCAGCGGCGGCGGCGAGGGAAAACGTTACAGCGACGTGCTCTTCACCTTCAAAGGCACCGAGGAACGAGCCGGCAAGCGCCTGGGCAAGTTCGAGCTGGCGATGACCGTCACCGAAGCCAGCAAGGGCGCCACCACCACCATGCACACGCGCGGCACGGTTCTGTTGATGATCGACACGGGCTGGCCCGTCGAGCTCTCGTTGCAGGGAAAGGTCGAGCTCAGCGCTCCCGGGGACAAACCCTCTCAGAAGGTCACCGGCAGCGGCGAGCTCGAGATGAAACTGGCAGCCGAGTACCGCTGAACCGAGCTCCTCAGCTCGACTTGGTGGCCGCGCGGATCGTCAGCTTGATCAGCACGTCATCGCGGATCAGGTCATCGACCTTGCCGGGGTAGTTCAGGCCGAAGTCCTTGCGATTGATCGAGAACTCGCTGTCGACGGAGACGTTGCTCCCCTCGACCTTGATCGTCGCCGGGAAGCTGATGCTCTTCTTCACGCCGCGCAGCTCCAAGTTGCCGGTGACCGTGTGCGTCGCGCCCTTCTCGCCTCCCGCCTTGATGTTCGTCGACTCGAAGCGGGCCTTGGGGAACTTCTCCACGTCGAAGAAGTCCGAGCCCTTGAGGTGGCCGGTGAGCTTGGCGGTGTCGGTCGTTATCGACGCGGCGTCGATGTCGACGTTCACCTGACTCTTGGTCACGTCCGCGGATACGAGCTTCACCGAGCCGGTGAAGGTTCCGAACGAGCCGTCGTGTTTTCCGGTGACCTTGGCTCCCACGAACTCGACCTTCGAATCCGAATTGCTGAAGGTGAGGGTCTGGGTGTCCGCGGCCGCCGCAGGGGTTGCAGGCGCCGCCGGCGCGCTGACCTCCGCCTTGGCTTTGTCCTTGGTTGGGTCCTCACATCCGGTGGCGGCCAAGCTGAGAGCCAAGATGAGTCCGAGGTTGATGCGGGTGGATAACATGTCTTTTCAGTCTCCTTGCTGGCTGAGCGCGCTGAACTTGGGTCTGCGGCCCGAGCGCGGAAACCCCGTAGCCGCGGAAGTCACTGTTGCAATTTCGCAACGATTGGTAATTATCGTTGCAATGGCCGCGATCCGTCGCTCCGCTCGGGCTCCTGCGCTGGACGAGTTGAGGGCTTTTGCCCGGGTTGCCGAGCTCGGCGCCTTTGCCAAGGCGGCGCGCGAGCTGGGAGTTCCGACCTCGACGCTGAGCCGCGCGGTGACACGACTGGAGTCGTCGATGGGGGTCCGGCTCCTGCACCGCACGACGCGCACGCTTCGGGTCACCGAGCAGGGGGCGGACCTGTTGCAGCGCATCACCCCGGCGCTGGTGACGTTACGGGACGCCGTGCGGGAAGTCGAAGCGAGTGAACACGCGCCACGCGGCCGTTTGCGCGTGACGACACCCACGGACATCGGGATCAGCTTTCTCGCGGAGCTGATCGGGGACTTCAGCCAGCGTTATCCCGAGGTGTCGGTCGATCTATCACTCACCCAGCGTGTCGTCGACCTGGTCGCGGAAGGATTTGATCTCGCGATTCGTGCCGGGGAGCTCCGAGACTCCTCGCTCGTCGTGCGGCGACTCGGTGGGACGGACGCCCAGCTGTTTGCGGCGCCGGGTTATCTCGAGCGGCGCGGTGCCCCGCGCGCCCTGGGTGACCTCAACGAGCATGACCTGGTGTTGTTCCGTCCGGTGCACGGGCGCACGCGCTGGGTTCTGGGCAGCGGTGCGCGCGAGCTGACCCTCGACGTTCGGGGGCGGATCGGTTGTGACGACTTCAGCTTCGTGCGGGCGGCCGTCGTCGCCGGCGCGGGCATTGGACTCGTGCCCCGATTGATCTGCGCACGCGATGAGGCTGACGGGCGCCTGGTGCGAGTCCTGCCGCGGTTCACCGGGCGCCTGGGCTCCCTGCACCTGGTCTACCCCTCGGCGCGACACATTCCGGCCAAGGTCGCGGTCTTTCGGGACTTCCTCCTGGAGCGGTTATCCCAAGATACGACACCGCAGACGGGCAGCCGGCGGCGCTGAGCTCGAGCCCCGACTCCCGATTTGCAGCCGCGTGGAGCCGCCATTCTACCGGCGAAGCGTTCGGGCTACCCTCTCGCGGATGAGCAGTCCGGCCTGGGATTTCGTCGTCATCGGCTCGGGTTTCGGCGGCAGTGTGTCGGCGCTGCGGCTGGCGGAGAAGGGCTACCGCGTGCTCGTGCTCGAGAAGGGCAAACGCTTCGCGAAGACCGACTTTGCCAAGAACAACTGGGAGCTCGGGCGTTGGCTCTGGGATCCCAAGCGAGGCCTCGCCGGGATCTTCCAGATGACGTTCCTGCGACACGTCACGATCTTGCACGGCGTCGGTGTGGGCGGCGGCTCGCTCGTGTATGCCAACACTCTCCCCACTCCGCCTCCACCGTTCTTCGCTGCGCCGTCCTGGGCGCAGCTGGCGGACTGGAAGCGGGAGCTCGAGCCGCACTACGCGACGGCGCGTCGGATGCTCGGGTCGACGGAGAATCCAAAAGAGACGCCGGGCGACCGAGTGCTCGGCGAGATCGCACGAGAGCTTGGGCGCCCCGAGCACTTTCATCGCACCGAGGTCGCCGTGTTCTTCGGAGAGCCCGGTCGTGAGGTGCCGGACCCATACTTCGACGGAGAAGGCCCCGCTCGCACTGGCTGCACCTTCTGCGGAGCCTGCATGACGGGCTGTCGCGTCGGGGCGAAGAACACCCTGGACCGCAACTACCTGTACCTCGCGGAGGCCAAGGGGGCGAGCGTGCGCCCCGAGACCGAGGTCACGCGGGTCCGGCCGCGTGCCGAGGGCGGCTATGTGGTCGAGACCCGGGGCAGCTTCGACGGCGGTGACGTCGGGAGCTTCGAGACCGCGAACGTGGTCTTCGCCGGCGGTGTGATGGGTACCATTCCGCTCCTCCTGGCGCTTCGCGACGATCCCCAAGGGCTGCCGCGCCTCTCCCCGCGGGTGGGGGACTTCGTTCGCACCAACAACGAGGCGCTGATCGCGGTGTTGTCCCCGGGATCGGACGACGACTTCAGCGCGGGTGTCGCCATCACCTCGATCCTGCACACCGACGAACACAGTCACATCGAGCCCGTTCGTTACGGAAAGGGCTCCTCGTTCTTTCGCATGCTGACGCTCCCGCACGCGTCGGCGAAGAGCCCAATCCGTCGGCTGCTGGGCGCGGCCCGGGAAATGGTGGCCGAGCCTGGGCGCTGGCTTGCCGCTTACACGACGCGGCGCATGTCCGAGGTCACGCAGATCCTGCTCTACATGAAGACCCTCGAGGGCAGCCTGCGCTTCCGGCTCGGCCGCAGCGCATTCACGGGTTTTCGGCGCGGTTTGGTCAGTGAGCTGGCGCCCGGCACCACGGCTCCGACGGCGTTCATCCCCGAAGCCACGGAGCTCGCCCGCCGGTTTGCCCAGAAGACTGGCGGTGTGCTGTCGACGATGGCCACCGAGACTCTGCTCGGCATCCCGACGACCGCTCACATCCTGGGCGGCGCGTGCATGGGCCGCGACGCCGAGGAAGGTGTCATCGATCACCAACACCGAGTCTTCGGATATCCGGGGCTCTACGTGGTCGACGGCAGCGCCATCAGCGCCAACCCCGGCGTGAATCCGTCCCTCACCATCACGGCGCTGGCAGAACGCGCGATGAGCTTCATCCCGGCGAGGGCCGCTGGTTGATACGACGATGAACGACGTTGGCACCATCGCGGAGCGGTTCGAGACGGAAGCCCTGGCGGGCAGCGGTGGCATGGGCTCGGTGTACCGCGCCAGGGATCGTTTGACCGGCGGCCTGGTTGCGCTGAAGCTGATGACGTCGGCTCCCAAGAACGACTGGCGCTTCGAGCGCGAGGCCGAGCTCGTGGCTCAGCTGACCCACCCGGGGATCGTGCGGCACGTTGCCCACGGTCGACTCGACGATGGCAGGCTGTGGCTCGCGCTCGAGTGGCTCGAAGGAGAGGATCTGGAGGCGCGCCTCGGCGGCCGCGGGCTCACCATGCGTGAGTCGCTCGTGCTCGCGCGTCGTGTCGCCGAGGCGCTCGGGGCGGCTCACTCGGTCGGTGTGGTGCATCGCGACGTGAAACCCGGCAACATCTTCCTGGTCGATCGCGATCCGCTCAGG
It encodes the following:
- a CDS encoding metallophosphoesterase; protein product: MRLIWVVAGTAVLTLVSAWACGEDEATSNEPTGDAGSDVEVEAGIEWCPASGVSKGPWVMHVDGTSALVRWEACRPGTSPELAFGAEGGALDQKLDATAKAVDIPVTYLAALAPKQPQDLAGTYFMHDAALTGLEVGECYAYALGQDAERKGRFCTARPSGASFKILATGDTNPGLGENTVTLLGLMGKEGYDLTLHAGDIQYYASGLETWQHWFGLMSPMLAQGAFLPAVGNHEYEQPDEYTLYYQRFWDQAGFAGADGHFRGESGGIWFFFLNTETDFNPGSAEFAWFEQELAGASKKPGYRASILTFHRPMLTCGDKSQDESSRLALTPAFEKYGVKLVIQGHMHGYERFEVPTTADATKVTTYLTVGGGGGALEDVDKNIDRPTCALRKSSGSFYQMTLLEVGATSLKGRTIDVKGAERDSFEIPLP
- a CDS encoding YceI family protein, with the protein product MLSTRINLGLILALSLAATGCEDPTKDKAKAEVSAPAAPATPAAAADTQTLTFSNSDSKVEFVGAKVTGKHDGSFGTFTGSVKLVSADVTKSQVNVDIDAASITTDTAKLTGHLKGSDFFDVEKFPKARFESTNIKAGGEKGATHTVTGNLELRGVKKSISFPATIKVEGSNVSVDSEFSINRKDFGLNYPGKVDDLIRDDVLIKLTIRAATKSS
- a CDS encoding LysR family transcriptional regulator; amino-acid sequence: MAAIRRSARAPALDELRAFARVAELGAFAKAARELGVPTSTLSRAVTRLESSMGVRLLHRTTRTLRVTEQGADLLQRITPALVTLRDAVREVEASEHAPRGRLRVTTPTDIGISFLAELIGDFSQRYPEVSVDLSLTQRVVDLVAEGFDLAIRAGELRDSSLVVRRLGGTDAQLFAAPGYLERRGAPRALGDLNEHDLVLFRPVHGRTRWVLGSGARELTLDVRGRIGCDDFSFVRAAVVAGAGIGLVPRLICARDEADGRLVRVLPRFTGRLGSLHLVYPSARHIPAKVAVFRDFLLERLSQDTTPQTGSRRR
- a CDS encoding GMC family oxidoreductase codes for the protein MSSPAWDFVVIGSGFGGSVSALRLAEKGYRVLVLEKGKRFAKTDFAKNNWELGRWLWDPKRGLAGIFQMTFLRHVTILHGVGVGGGSLVYANTLPTPPPPFFAAPSWAQLADWKRELEPHYATARRMLGSTENPKETPGDRVLGEIARELGRPEHFHRTEVAVFFGEPGREVPDPYFDGEGPARTGCTFCGACMTGCRVGAKNTLDRNYLYLAEAKGASVRPETEVTRVRPRAEGGYVVETRGSFDGGDVGSFETANVVFAGGVMGTIPLLLALRDDPQGLPRLSPRVGDFVRTNNEALIAVLSPGSDDDFSAGVAITSILHTDEHSHIEPVRYGKGSSFFRMLTLPHASAKSPIRRLLGAAREMVAEPGRWLAAYTTRRMSEVTQILLYMKTLEGSLRFRLGRSAFTGFRRGLVSELAPGTTAPTAFIPEATELARRFAQKTGGVLSTMATETLLGIPTTAHILGGACMGRDAEEGVIDHQHRVFGYPGLYVVDGSAISANPGVNPSLTITALAERAMSFIPARAAG